Proteins encoded in a region of the Pelobates fuscus isolate aPelFus1 chromosome 11, aPelFus1.pri, whole genome shotgun sequence genome:
- the LOC134577980 gene encoding nicotinamide N-methyltransferase-like has protein sequence MTFTGGDVYQFSFEPRDYLSSFCSFGKGRDDILNFRLQKCFEAFKSGDIGGDVLIDIGTGPSIYQLLSACQAFKSIIATDFTDKNRQELEKWLKREPGAYDWSDFSKVVCELEGDREKWREKEEKLRSTIKHVLRCDVTKSNPLDPLVISPADGLISTLCLETACKDINSYRSALRNITSLLKPGGHLVLIGVLGDSFYKVGQQTFFCLPLDAQTVRGAVEDAGYTIKEMDVFLIPDVASHLDITDSYGNFFLVARKEAKD, from the exons ATGACATTTACCGGAGGAGATGTTTACCAGTTCAGCTTTGAGCCGAGAGATTATTTATCTTCATTTTGCAGTTTTGGGAAGGGGAGAGATGATATATTAAATTTCAGACTCCAGAAATGTTTTGAGGCCTTTAAATCTG gtgACATAGGAGGTGATGTTCTGATTGACATTGGAACTGGACCCTCTATCTACCAGCTTCTCTCTGCATGTCAAGCTTTTAAATCTATAATTGCGACAGATTTTACTGACAAGAACCGTCAGGAACTTGAGAAGTGGCTAAAGAGAGAACCAGGAGCATATGATTGGTCAGATTTCTCAAAGGTTGTTTGTGAATTGGAAGGAGACAG AGAGAAGTggagagagaaagaagagaaGCTAAGATCTACCATAAAGCATGTCCTCCGGTGTGATGTGACAAAGAGTAACCCGCTGGAtccattagtgatctctcctgCAGATGGTTTGATTTCCACATTGTGCCTGGAAACAGCTTGTAAGGATATTAACAGTTACCGGAGTGCTCTGAGGAATATCACCTCGTTACTGAAGCCAGGAGGCCATCTGGTGCTCATTGGGGTACTTGGAGATAGCTTTTATAAAGTTGGTCAGCAAACTTTCTTCTGCCTGCCCCTGGATGCACAGACAGTGAGAGGCGCTGTAGAAGATGCTGGTTATACCATTAAGGAGATGGACGTGTTCTTGATTCCTGACGTGGCTTCACATCTCGACATTACTGATAGCTATGGGAATTTTTTTCTCGTTGCAAGGAAAGAAGCAAAGGATTAA